From the Dama dama isolate Ldn47 chromosome 24, ASM3311817v1, whole genome shotgun sequence genome, one window contains:
- the OXTR gene encoding oxytocin receptor, with protein MEGAFAANWSAEAVNGSTAPPGTEGNRTVGPPQRNEALARVEVAVLCLILFLALSGNACVLLALRTTRHKHSRLFFFMKHLSIADLVVAVFQVLPQLLWDITFRFYGPDLLCRLVKYLQVVGMFASTYLLLLMSLDRCLAICQPLRSLRRRTDRLAVLATWLGCLVASTPQVHIFSLREVADGVFDCWAVFIQPWGPKAYITWITLAVYVVPVIVLAACYGLISFKIWQNLRLKTAAAAAETAAGAEGAAAADCGGRAALARVSNVKLISKAKIRTVKMTFIIVLAFIVCWTPFFFVQMWSVWDDDAPKEASAFIIAMLLASLNSCCNPWIYMLFTGHLFQELVQRFLCCSFHCLKGSRPGETSISKKSNSTTFVLSQHSSSHRRCSQPSAV; from the exons ATGGAGGGTGCGTTTGCTGCAAACTGGAGCGCTGAGGCGGTCAACGGGAGCACGGCGCCGCCGGGAACCGAGGGCAACCGCACCGTCGGGCCGCCACAGCGCAACGAGGCCCTGGCGCGGGTGGAAGTGGCCGTGCTGTGCCTCATCCTGTTCCTGGCGCTGAGCGGCAACGCGTGCGTGCTGCTGGCGCTGCGCACCACGCGCCACAAGCACTCGCGCCTCTTCTTCTTCATGAAGCACCTGAGCATAGCAGACCTGGTGGTGGCGGTGTTCCAGGTGCTGCCGCAGCTTCTGTGGGACATCACGTTCCGCTTCTACGGGCCCGACCTGCTGTGCCGCCTCGTCAAGTACCTGCAGGTGGTGGGCATGTTCGCGTCCACCTACCTGCTGTTGCTCATGTCGCTTGACCGCTGCCTGGCCATCTGCCAGCCGCTGCGCTCGCTGCGCCGCCGCACCGACCGCTTGGCGGTACTCGCCACATGGCTCGGCTGCCTGGTGGCCAGCACGCCGCAGGTGCACATCTTCTCGCTGCGCGAGGTGGCGGACGGCGTCTTCGACTGCTGGGCCGTTTTCATCCAGCCCTGGGGGCCCAAGGCCTACATCACGTGGATCACGCTCGCCGTCTACGTTGTGCCGGTCATCGTGCTTGCCGCCTGCTACGGCCTCATCAGCTTCAAGATCTGGCAGAACTTACGGCTCaagacggcggcggcggcggccgagaCTGCAGCTGGGGCTGAGGGCGCGGCGGCGGCAGACTGCGGGGGGCGGGCGGCTCTGGCCCGCGTCAGCAACGTCAAGCTCATCTCTAAGGCCAAGATCCGCACGGTCAAGATGACCTTCATCATCGTGCTGGCCTTCATCGTGTGCTGGACGCCATTCTTTTTCGTGCAGATGTGGAGTGTATGGGATGACGATGCGCCCAAGGAAG CCTCAGCTTTCATCATCGCCATGCTCCTCGCCAGCCTCAACAGCTGCTGCAACCCCTGGATCTACATGCTTTTCACAGGCCACCTCTTCCAAGAACTTGTGCAGCGCTTCCTCTGCTGCTCATTCCACTGCCTGAAAGGCAGCCGGCCTGGGGAGACGAGCATCAGCAAAAAGAGCAACTCGACCACCTTTGTCCTGAGCCAGCACAGCTCcagccacaggagatgctcacAGCCATCCGCGGTGTGA